In one window of Mesorhizobium sp. B2-1-1 DNA:
- a CDS encoding NUDIX hydrolase has protein sequence MNPTRHESRKIRVAPGVIADASGRLLLVRKRGTSAFMQPGGKIEPRESPLDALVRELREELGLAVDLATTSRLGLFSANEPDSTVEAELFGLSIDSQPIAAPEIEEIIWLEPGSTSSVELAPLTRDVVLRLSGM, from the coding sequence GTGAATCCTACCCGCCACGAAAGCCGCAAGATAAGGGTCGCTCCCGGCGTCATCGCGGATGCGTCGGGCCGGCTGCTTCTGGTGCGCAAGCGCGGCACCAGCGCCTTCATGCAGCCCGGCGGCAAGATCGAGCCGCGCGAGTCCCCGCTCGATGCTCTGGTGCGTGAATTGCGCGAGGAACTCGGATTGGCGGTCGACCTCGCCACCACCTCCCGGCTCGGCCTGTTCTCGGCCAACGAGCCGGACAGCACGGTCGAGGCGGAATTGTTCGGGCTCTCCATCGACAGCCAGCCGATAGCCGCCCCCGAGATCGAGGAGATCATCTGGCTGGAGCCCGGCTCGACCAGTTCCGTCGAACTTGCGCCGCTGACGCGCGATGTGGTGCTGAGGTTGAGCGGAATGTAG
- a CDS encoding GAF domain-containing protein — protein MFAAKAIDTSDKAAFYRDLAAQLKALLEGEGDSIANAANTAALIFQMVPDLNWAGFYFLASDEELVLGPFQGKPACVRIAVGKGVCGTAVELGTSMLIKDVHDFPGHIACDADSRSELVVLLEDDEGVFGVLDLDSPLPGRFDKADQAGIETLAAIYVAASSFED, from the coding sequence ATGTTCGCAGCCAAGGCCATCGACACTTCGGACAAGGCCGCGTTCTATCGCGATCTTGCCGCGCAACTGAAGGCGCTGCTCGAGGGCGAGGGCGACTCGATCGCCAATGCCGCCAACACCGCGGCGCTGATCTTCCAGATGGTGCCCGATCTCAACTGGGCGGGCTTCTATTTCCTGGCCTCGGACGAGGAATTGGTGCTGGGTCCGTTCCAGGGCAAGCCGGCCTGCGTGCGCATTGCCGTAGGCAAGGGCGTATGCGGCACGGCGGTCGAACTCGGCACCTCGATGCTTATCAAGGACGTGCACGATTTCCCCGGCCACATCGCCTGCGACGCCGATTCGCGTTCGGAACTGGTCGTGCTTCTCGAAGACGATGAAGGCGTCTTCGGCGTGCTCGATCTCGACAGCCCGCTGCCCGGCCGCTTCGACAAGGCGGACCAGGCCGGCATCGAAACGCTGGCCGCGATCTATGTCGCGGCCAGTTCGTTCGAGGATTAG
- a CDS encoding YeiH family protein, whose product MSSLSHIANDIPKSLISAEPAQRRKALDSTKAGPVPGMILVAMITAVAFSAHNVSGFALFSPMIIAVVAGMIYSNVLGTPAHAKAGIAFSQRRLLRFAIVLLGFQLTLGQVVSIGAGGVGIVAATLGATFVFTITLGRLIGVDAKLAHLIAAGTSICGASAIVATNIVTDARDEDVTYAVASITLFGTVAMLGFPLLAPLLGLDQHAFGLWAGASIHEVAQVIGAGFQNGTQSGEIATVAKLTRVAMLAPMVIALGLMARRKSSSDQQAARPPMPWFVAAFVAVVALNSLVAIPADVKSAMALATTIMLTMGLAAMGLQADISQLRSRGLRPLALAFSAFLFIGGFSLMLVKLA is encoded by the coding sequence TTGTCTTCCTTATCCCACATTGCGAACGATATTCCAAAAAGCCTGATTTCCGCCGAACCCGCGCAGCGCCGCAAGGCGCTCGACTCGACCAAGGCCGGACCCGTGCCCGGTATGATATTGGTCGCGATGATCACTGCGGTGGCCTTCTCGGCCCACAACGTCTCCGGCTTTGCCCTGTTCAGCCCGATGATAATAGCCGTCGTCGCCGGCATGATCTACTCCAACGTGCTCGGCACGCCGGCGCACGCCAAGGCCGGCATCGCGTTTTCGCAGCGCCGGCTGCTGCGCTTCGCCATCGTGCTGCTCGGTTTCCAGCTGACGCTCGGCCAGGTGGTGTCGATCGGCGCCGGAGGTGTCGGCATCGTGGCAGCCACCCTTGGCGCCACCTTCGTCTTCACCATCACACTCGGCCGGCTGATCGGCGTCGACGCGAAACTGGCGCATCTGATCGCCGCCGGCACCTCGATCTGCGGTGCCTCGGCAATCGTGGCCACCAACATCGTCACCGACGCGCGCGACGAGGACGTCACCTACGCCGTCGCCTCGATCACCTTGTTCGGCACCGTCGCCATGCTCGGCTTCCCGCTGCTGGCGCCGCTGCTCGGCCTCGACCAGCATGCTTTCGGCCTGTGGGCGGGCGCCTCGATCCATGAGGTGGCGCAGGTCATCGGCGCCGGCTTCCAGAACGGCACCCAATCGGGCGAGATTGCCACCGTCGCCAAGCTCACCCGCGTCGCCATGCTGGCGCCGATGGTCATCGCGCTGGGCCTGATGGCGCGCCGCAAGAGCAGCAGCGACCAGCAGGCGGCGCGCCCGCCCATGCCATGGTTCGTCGCCGCCTTCGTCGCCGTCGTGGCTCTGAACAGCCTTGTCGCGATACCCGCCGACGTGAAATCGGCGATGGCGCTCGCCACCACCATCATGCTGACCATGGGGCTGGCCGCCATGGGCCTGCAGGCCGATATCTCGCAGCTGCGCTCGCGCGGCCTGCGCCCGCTGGCGCTCGCCTTCTCGGCCTTCCTGTTCATCGGCGGCTTCAGCCTGATGCTGGTGAAGTTGGCCTAG
- a CDS encoding GNAT family N-acetyltransferase, which yields MSINPSIQFRQAGPADAAAIRDIVRLAYAKWVPLIGREPLPMRADYDIAVAEHEFDLATEQGEIVGAIETMPADDHVWIENVCVAPHAQGRGIGRLLLERAERKAAEAGRNELRLLTNGAFAANVSLYKRHGYRIDREEPFMNGTSVYMSKRLAG from the coding sequence ATGAGCATCAATCCTTCCATCCAGTTCCGGCAGGCCGGGCCGGCGGACGCCGCAGCCATCCGGGACATCGTGCGCTTGGCCTATGCCAAATGGGTGCCGCTGATCGGCCGCGAACCGCTGCCCATGCGCGCCGACTACGACATAGCGGTTGCAGAGCATGAGTTCGACCTTGCGACCGAGCAGGGCGAAATCGTCGGCGCGATCGAAACCATGCCAGCCGATGATCATGTCTGGATCGAGAATGTCTGCGTGGCACCGCATGCGCAGGGAAGGGGGATCGGCCGGCTGTTGCTGGAGCGGGCTGAACGCAAGGCGGCCGAAGCGGGCCGCAACGAACTTCGCCTGCTGACCAATGGCGCCTTCGCGGCCAATGTGTCGCTTTACAAGAGGCACGGCTATAGGATCGACCGGGAGGAGCCGTTCATGAACGGTACGTCTGTTTATATGAGCAAGAGGCTCGCTGGATAG
- a CDS encoding ACT domain-containing protein has translation MAAKIRLKQLPGLYAISRLEPGASIPGWADGPGFVSITRTEDELSIVCLQDRVPDGVKRDDEWVAFKLQGPFAFDETGIVLSVIRPLSENELGIFVVSTFDGDHLLVKAADRVAATRLLGEAGHTLL, from the coding sequence ATGGCTGCCAAAATCAGGCTGAAGCAACTGCCCGGGCTGTACGCGATTTCGCGGCTCGAGCCTGGAGCGAGCATTCCCGGTTGGGCGGACGGGCCAGGCTTCGTCAGCATTACCAGAACCGAGGATGAACTTTCGATCGTCTGTCTGCAGGATCGCGTTCCAGATGGCGTCAAGCGGGATGACGAGTGGGTCGCCTTCAAGCTCCAAGGACCTTTCGCCTTCGACGAAACCGGCATCGTGTTGTCGGTCATCAGGCCGCTGTCGGAAAACGAGCTGGGCATTTTCGTGGTGTCGACTTTCGACGGCGATCACCTGCTGGTGAAAGCCGCCGATCGGGTCGCGGCGACACGGCTTCTGGGCGAAGCCGGGCATACTCTGCTTTAA
- a CDS encoding aldehyde dehydrogenase family protein, with protein MSHNLQFYIDGAWVDPVVPNTIDVIDPSNEDAFAQISLGSKADVDKAVAAAKRAFGTFGFTSVEERLDILNGVIEVYKKRSPDLALAVSREMGAPRRMALDSQVGIGLAHLAKMAEVLKSFQFRQVKGSSLIVKEPIGIVGLITPWNWPLNQITCKVGPALAAGCTMVLKPSEIAPLDAIIFAEILDEAGVPKGVFNLVNGDGPGVGQALSSHPDIDMMSFTGSTRAGILVAKAAADTVKRVHQELGGKSANILFPDVDLATAVTKGVAGCFSNSGQSCNAPTRMFVPRDRHDEAASYAKAAAEKFVVGPADAPGTKLGPVVSQAQFDKIQDMIQSGIDEGATLVTGGPGRPAELNRGYYVRPTVFADVTHDMRIAREEIFGPVLAIMPYDTVEQAVEQANDTVYGLASYIQAKDIQKARDVAARMRSGNVYINYPQWDAGLPFGGYKQSGNGREYAEYGLEDFLEIKGIAGYEAAE; from the coding sequence ATGTCACACAATCTGCAGTTCTACATCGATGGCGCGTGGGTCGATCCTGTCGTGCCCAACACGATCGATGTCATCGATCCGTCGAACGAAGATGCCTTCGCGCAGATTTCGCTGGGCTCCAAGGCCGACGTCGACAAGGCGGTGGCCGCCGCGAAGCGCGCCTTCGGCACATTCGGCTTCACCTCGGTCGAGGAACGGCTCGACATCCTCAACGGCGTCATCGAGGTCTACAAGAAGCGCAGCCCGGACCTGGCGCTCGCCGTGTCGCGCGAGATGGGCGCGCCGCGCCGGATGGCGCTCGACAGCCAGGTCGGCATCGGGCTCGCGCATCTGGCCAAGATGGCGGAAGTGCTGAAGAGCTTCCAGTTCCGGCAGGTCAAGGGCTCCTCGCTGATCGTCAAGGAGCCGATCGGCATCGTCGGCCTGATCACGCCATGGAACTGGCCGCTGAACCAGATCACCTGCAAGGTGGGTCCGGCACTCGCCGCCGGTTGCACCATGGTGCTGAAGCCGTCCGAGATCGCGCCGCTCGACGCCATCATCTTCGCCGAGATACTCGATGAGGCCGGCGTGCCGAAGGGTGTGTTCAACCTCGTCAATGGCGACGGCCCCGGCGTCGGCCAGGCGCTGTCCAGCCATCCCGACATCGACATGATGTCGTTCACCGGCTCCACCCGGGCCGGCATATTGGTGGCCAAGGCCGCCGCCGACACGGTCAAGCGCGTGCACCAGGAACTTGGCGGCAAGTCGGCCAACATCCTGTTCCCGGATGTCGACCTCGCCACCGCCGTGACCAAGGGCGTCGCCGGCTGCTTCAGCAACAGCGGCCAGTCCTGCAACGCGCCAACGCGCATGTTCGTGCCGCGCGACCGTCATGACGAGGCAGCTTCCTACGCCAAGGCGGCGGCGGAAAAGTTCGTGGTCGGTCCGGCCGACGCTCCCGGCACCAAGCTCGGCCCTGTCGTCAGCCAGGCCCAGTTCGACAAGATCCAGGACATGATCCAGAGCGGCATCGACGAGGGAGCCACGCTGGTCACGGGCGGCCCCGGCCGTCCGGCCGAACTCAACCGCGGCTACTATGTCAGGCCGACCGTGTTCGCCGATGTCACCCACGATATGCGCATCGCGCGCGAGGAGATTTTCGGGCCGGTGCTGGCGATCATGCCCTATGATACGGTCGAACAGGCGGTCGAGCAGGCCAACGACACCGTCTACGGCCTTGCCTCCTATATCCAGGCCAAGGATATCCAGAAGGCGCGCGACGTCGCGGCGCGCATGCGCTCCGGCAACGTCTACATCAACTATCCCCAATGGGACGCCGGCCTGCCCTTCGGCGGCTACAAGCAATCCGGCAACGGCCGCGAATACGCCGAATACGGGCTGGAGGATTTTCTGGAGATCAAGGGTATCGCGGGGTATGAGGCGGCGGAGTAG
- a CDS encoding MbcA/ParS/Xre antitoxin family protein → MQLQSIVTTPAAVGSAISDEEAGALARTTVNLFKAWGLTDLEACILLGGMSARTWARWKEGGIGRIDRDLRTRMAHLMGIHKGLRYLFTEPARGYAWIRKPNATFGGQSALDLMLRGEISDLAAMREWLDAERGAW, encoded by the coding sequence ATGCAGCTTCAGTCCATCGTCACCACGCCGGCCGCGGTCGGCAGCGCCATCTCGGATGAAGAGGCGGGCGCCCTGGCGCGCACCACGGTCAACCTGTTCAAGGCGTGGGGCCTCACCGACCTCGAGGCCTGCATCCTGCTCGGCGGCATGTCGGCGCGGACCTGGGCGCGCTGGAAGGAAGGCGGCATCGGTCGGATCGACCGCGATCTGCGCACCCGCATGGCGCATCTGATGGGCATCCATAAGGGCTTGCGCTATCTCTTCACCGAGCCGGCGCGCGGCTATGCCTGGATCCGAAAACCCAACGCCACGTTCGGCGGCCAGTCGGCGCTCGACCTGATGCTGCGCGGCGAAATCTCCGACCTTGCCGCGATGCGCGAATGGCTCGACGCGGAGCGTGGTGCATGGTGA
- a CDS encoding RES family NAD+ phosphorylase, protein MVSGLAVRRRVHWPQTFRIIRSIHPPIDLFEDIADPRDWEALAAVEEKTNPRIRLELGDLGKVPAERRVSGPGASFVMAPFVHCSTLRPGRFSDGSYGIYYAGDSEEVALAETIHHHQNFMRATKEEPGWTADFRVLIGSVDRDLDDVNAVPGALDPDDYTASQAEGRALRAAGSDGLVWSSVRMPSGQCIGIFWPDAITVPVQGRHYSYHWDGRRVDFVRRHDTGKVLAVT, encoded by the coding sequence ATGGTGAGTGGGCTCGCGGTCCGGCGCCGCGTCCACTGGCCCCAGACCTTCCGCATCATCCGCTCCATCCATCCGCCGATCGACCTCTTCGAGGACATTGCCGACCCACGCGATTGGGAAGCGCTGGCCGCCGTCGAGGAGAAGACCAATCCGCGCATCCGGCTGGAACTCGGCGACCTCGGCAAGGTTCCTGCCGAAAGGCGGGTGTCCGGACCCGGCGCAAGTTTCGTGATGGCGCCCTTCGTGCATTGCTCGACCTTGCGGCCCGGGCGGTTTTCCGATGGCAGCTACGGCATCTACTATGCCGGCGACAGCGAGGAGGTAGCGCTGGCCGAAACCATCCACCACCACCAGAATTTTATGCGCGCCACCAAGGAGGAGCCGGGCTGGACCGCGGATTTCCGCGTGCTGATCGGCAGCGTCGATCGCGACCTCGATGACGTCAACGCGGTGCCCGGCGCGCTTGACCCGGACGACTACACCGCCTCGCAGGCCGAAGGCCGCGCCTTGCGCGCGGCCGGCAGCGACGGGCTGGTGTGGAGCAGCGTGCGCATGCCGAGCGGGCAGTGCATCGGCATCTTCTGGCCGGATGCAATCACCGTCCCCGTCCAGGGGAGGCACTACAGCTATCACTGGGACGGCCGCCGCGTGGATTTCGTGCGCCGGCACGATACGGGCAAGGTGCTGGCGGTCACTTGA
- a CDS encoding amino acid ABC transporter ATP-binding protein, whose translation MTKTGMIDFRGVNKWFGTLNVLRDITLSVEPREVVVVCGPSGSGKSTLIRCINGLETIKDGDLVVDGQRLGHPATNMTKLRTEIGFVFQSFNLYPHKTALENVTLAPIHVRKIPRAEAEQAGRELLAKVGLADKVNAYPAQLSGGQQQRVAIARCLGMRPKIMLFDEPTSALDPEMISEVLDVMVAVAEEGMTMMVVTHEMGFARKVAQRVVFMDAGAIVESGTPDEFFSHPRTDRSRAFLSKILRH comes from the coding sequence ATGACCAAAACGGGCATGATCGATTTTCGCGGCGTCAACAAATGGTTCGGCACGCTCAACGTGCTGAGGGACATCACGCTCAGCGTCGAGCCGCGCGAAGTGGTCGTCGTCTGCGGCCCGAGCGGGTCGGGCAAGAGCACGCTTATCCGCTGCATCAACGGGCTGGAGACGATCAAGGACGGCGACCTTGTCGTCGACGGCCAGCGGCTCGGCCACCCCGCCACCAACATGACGAAGCTGCGCACCGAGATCGGCTTCGTCTTCCAGTCCTTCAACCTCTACCCGCACAAGACCGCGCTCGAAAACGTCACGCTGGCGCCGATCCATGTCCGCAAGATCCCGCGCGCCGAAGCCGAGCAGGCCGGCCGCGAACTGCTGGCCAAGGTCGGGCTTGCCGACAAGGTCAACGCCTATCCTGCGCAGCTTTCAGGCGGCCAGCAACAGCGTGTGGCGATCGCCCGCTGCCTCGGCATGCGCCCCAAGATCATGCTGTTCGACGAGCCGACCTCCGCCCTCGACCCCGAGATGATTTCGGAAGTGCTCGACGTCATGGTCGCGGTTGCCGAGGAAGGCATGACCATGATGGTGGTGACGCATGAGATGGGCTTTGCGCGCAAGGTCGCCCAGCGCGTGGTGTTCATGGATGCCGGCGCCATCGTCGAAAGCGGCACGCCCGACGAGTTCTTCTCGCATCCAAGGACCGATCGCAGCCGCGCATTCCTGAGCAAGATCCTGCGGCACTGA
- a CDS encoding amino acid ABC transporter permease, with translation MIWQQLQSLAGSYPLALRGLGMTVVLSLISLVLGTLLGFGLGILRTGGNRLIAGVIGAWVDLIRGTPFLVQIFLIFFILPELGIELDAFTAGIIALTNLAACFICEIVAAGIRSVPTGQVEAALASGLSRWQRMRQVVLPQAMRIVLPPLVGQYVLLIKDSSVVSAIGLTDLTRVGWLVVQRVPNGLLVFFLVGVGYFIVCYPLIMLARRLERRIGAAHGEVQI, from the coding sequence ATGATCTGGCAACAGTTGCAAAGCCTTGCGGGCAGCTATCCGCTGGCGCTGCGCGGCCTCGGCATGACCGTGGTGCTGTCGCTGATCAGCCTGGTGCTGGGCACCCTGCTCGGCTTCGGCCTGGGCATCTTGCGGACCGGCGGCAACCGGTTGATCGCCGGCGTGATCGGTGCCTGGGTAGACCTCATCCGAGGCACCCCGTTCCTGGTGCAGATATTCCTGATCTTCTTCATCTTGCCGGAGCTGGGCATCGAGCTCGACGCCTTCACCGCCGGCATCATCGCGCTGACCAACCTCGCCGCTTGCTTCATCTGCGAGATCGTCGCCGCCGGCATCCGTTCGGTTCCGACAGGCCAGGTCGAGGCGGCACTGGCGTCCGGCCTGTCGCGCTGGCAGCGCATGCGCCAGGTGGTGCTACCGCAGGCGATGCGCATCGTGCTGCCGCCGCTGGTCGGGCAATATGTGCTGCTGATCAAGGACTCTTCGGTCGTCTCTGCGATCGGCCTGACCGATCTCACCCGCGTCGGCTGGCTGGTGGTGCAGCGCGTGCCGAACGGCCTGCTGGTGTTCTTCCTCGTCGGCGTCGGCTATTTCATCGTCTGCTATCCGCTGATCATGCTCGCCCGCCGGCTCGAACGGCGCATCGGTGCCGCCCATGGCGAGGTGCAGATATGA
- a CDS encoding amino acid ABC transporter permease, with amino-acid sequence MLENFSFRTIVEYLPLFGQGLVTTVWLSALSFFGALAVGILLCAMNLQRGWLFRVPAKAYIDAVRATPLLAQLYFLYFGLPRLGFVLPELVVGILALSLNSGAYVAEIIRAGILSIPRGQVEASVASGMTYVQRMRLVVLPQAFKVTIPPLLGQAIVLVKDSALLSLISVAELTRAGQLLASDRFMPAEGFLTIAAFYLLLYYGLKGLAVLSGRWLGSAGARI; translated from the coding sequence ATGCTCGAGAATTTCAGCTTCCGCACCATCGTCGAATACCTGCCCCTGTTCGGGCAGGGCCTGGTCACGACCGTGTGGCTGTCGGCGCTGTCCTTTTTCGGCGCGCTCGCGGTCGGCATCCTGCTGTGCGCGATGAACCTGCAGCGCGGCTGGCTGTTTCGGGTGCCGGCCAAGGCCTATATCGACGCCGTACGCGCCACGCCCTTGCTGGCGCAGCTCTATTTTCTCTATTTCGGCCTGCCGCGCCTCGGTTTCGTGCTGCCCGAACTCGTCGTCGGCATCCTCGCGTTGTCACTGAACAGCGGCGCCTATGTCGCTGAAATCATTCGCGCCGGCATCCTGTCGATCCCGCGCGGCCAGGTTGAGGCCAGTGTTGCTTCGGGCATGACCTATGTCCAGCGCATGCGCCTGGTGGTCTTGCCGCAGGCGTTCAAGGTGACGATCCCGCCGCTACTGGGACAAGCGATCGTGCTGGTCAAGGATTCGGCGCTCCTGTCGCTGATCTCGGTTGCCGAGCTGACGCGCGCCGGCCAGTTGCTCGCCTCCGACCGTTTCATGCCGGCGGAAGGATTTCTCACCATCGCCGCCTTCTACCTCCTGCTCTATTACGGCCTCAAAGGGCTGGCGGTTCTCTCCGGCCGCTGGCTCGGCTCGGCGGGAGCGCGCATATGA
- a CDS encoding ABC transporter substrate-binding protein — MNIAKLFIAGLALAGLTAAASAGSLDDITKRGELRVAVQTQGPPFSLVGANGERTGSSVELAELMAKEMGVKITFLDFDWDGLIPALLSGKADLLVADMTPTLARGMKVAFTTPYMYTGSTVFTKADGKFKTADDCKAKGTKIAVLLGATGEKEAKAAFPDADIKSYKGGGPLLLDAVNNGQADCGVNDVSAVKGQSTAYPAGTFTIMPDLLSKEPLAFATRYDEPDLLIWMNLFLNQVTIDGRLQKNLDYWVNSEDWKKDH, encoded by the coding sequence ATGAACATTGCCAAGCTTTTCATCGCCGGCCTCGCACTGGCCGGCCTCACCGCCGCCGCCAGTGCCGGATCGCTCGACGACATCACCAAGCGCGGCGAACTGCGTGTCGCCGTGCAGACACAGGGACCGCCCTTCTCGCTGGTCGGCGCCAATGGCGAACGCACCGGCAGCTCGGTGGAACTGGCCGAACTGATGGCCAAGGAAATGGGCGTCAAGATCACCTTCCTCGACTTCGACTGGGACGGCCTGATCCCGGCGCTGCTTTCGGGCAAGGCCGACCTTCTGGTCGCCGACATGACGCCGACGCTGGCACGCGGCATGAAGGTCGCCTTCACCACGCCTTACATGTATACGGGCAGCACCGTCTTCACCAAGGCCGACGGCAAGTTCAAGACCGCCGACGACTGCAAGGCCAAGGGCACCAAGATCGCCGTGCTGCTCGGCGCCACCGGCGAGAAGGAAGCCAAGGCAGCCTTCCCCGATGCCGACATCAAGAGCTACAAGGGCGGCGGTCCGCTGCTGCTCGACGCCGTCAACAACGGCCAGGCCGATTGCGGCGTCAACGACGTCTCGGCGGTCAAGGGCCAGTCGACGGCTTATCCGGCCGGGACCTTCACAATCATGCCGGACCTCCTCTCGAAGGAGCCGCTTGCCTTCGCCACCCGCTATGACGAGCCGGATCTCCTGATCTGGATGAACCTGTTCCTCAACCAGGTCACCATCGACGGCCGCCTGCAGAAGAACCTCGACTACTGGGTCAATTCGGAAGACTGGAAGAAAGATCACTGA
- a CDS encoding Lrp/AsnC family transcriptional regulator, translated as MREHLDLTDRRLVKQLSQDAQPGINRLAEILAISVPTVRTRLRNLLDRNLLKIVGLLNLTERPELISAIVGINAQGRGRARELAQRISELPFVNSASVVTGRFDIIVDVTVAGDVADLYRVTSELIPGAGEPGEVVRSETFVVMASCNKWVSLPEGCWSDDSIRKEPA; from the coding sequence TTGCGGGAACATCTCGATCTGACCGATCGGCGGCTGGTCAAACAGCTGTCGCAGGACGCACAGCCGGGCATCAACCGCCTCGCCGAGATTCTGGCGATCTCGGTGCCGACGGTGCGCACGCGGCTGCGCAACCTGCTCGACCGCAACCTGCTCAAGATCGTGGGGCTCTTGAACCTGACGGAGCGGCCCGAACTGATCTCGGCCATCGTCGGCATCAACGCGCAAGGGCGCGGCCGCGCCCGCGAGCTGGCGCAGCGCATTTCCGAACTGCCCTTCGTCAACTCGGCCTCGGTCGTCACCGGGCGCTTCGACATCATCGTCGACGTGACGGTGGCCGGCGACGTCGCCGATCTCTACCGCGTCACCAGCGAGTTGATCCCGGGCGCCGGCGAGCCGGGCGAGGTCGTGCGCAGCGAGACCTTCGTCGTCATGGCGTCCTGCAACAAATGGGTCAGCCTGCCGGAAGGCTGCTGGTCCGACGACAGCATTCGCAAGGAGCCGGCATGA
- a CDS encoding LysR substrate-binding domain-containing protein gives MRFDLVDLRLFLLVAERGSITHGAELAGLALASASARIKGMEDRLGAPLLERRRRGVVPTAAGQALLHHARAVQNQIEAMAGELGAYATGLRARVRLLANTAATSELLRDRLPAFLVAHPGIDIDLDERPSHEIAEAVASGAADLGIAATWAGLSHLEQKPFFVDRLVVIAARNRPGLEGRATGLADILGETFVGLSAGHPLQEHISRQAARLGGHLHFRIRVPGLDNVCRLVAQGAGVAIVPESIVRRSAPSLRSLRLTDDWGTRQLNLCARRFDTLTPQAKLLVAALV, from the coding sequence ATGCGCTTCGACCTCGTCGATCTCCGGCTGTTCCTGCTGGTCGCCGAGCGCGGCAGCATCACCCATGGCGCCGAGCTCGCGGGCCTCGCGCTGGCCTCGGCCAGCGCCCGCATCAAGGGCATGGAGGATAGGCTCGGCGCGCCGCTTCTGGAGCGCCGCCGGCGCGGCGTGGTGCCGACCGCCGCCGGCCAGGCGCTGCTGCACCACGCGCGCGCGGTGCAGAACCAGATCGAGGCGATGGCCGGCGAGCTCGGCGCCTATGCCACCGGCCTGCGCGCGCGGGTCCGCCTGCTCGCCAACACGGCCGCCACCAGCGAACTTCTGCGCGACAGGCTGCCGGCCTTTCTGGTCGCGCATCCCGGCATCGACATAGACCTCGATGAGCGCCCCAGCCACGAGATCGCCGAGGCGGTGGCGAGCGGCGCCGCCGATCTTGGCATTGCCGCGACCTGGGCCGGCCTTTCCCATCTCGAGCAGAAACCGTTCTTCGTTGACCGGCTGGTGGTGATCGCCGCGCGCAACCGCCCCGGCCTCGAAGGCCGCGCGACCGGCCTCGCCGACATTCTCGGTGAAACCTTTGTCGGCCTGAGCGCCGGCCATCCCTTGCAGGAGCACATCTCCCGCCAGGCCGCGCGCCTTGGCGGTCATCTGCATTTTCGCATCCGCGTGCCCGGCCTCGACAATGTCTGCAGGCTGGTGGCCCAGGGCGCGGGCGTCGCCATCGTGCCGGAAAGCATCGTGCGCCGCTCGGCGCCCAGCCTGCGTAGCCTGCGGCTGACGGACGACTGGGGAACCCGCCAGCTCAATCTCTGCGCCCGCCGCTTCGACACGTTGACGCCGCAGGCCAAGCTGCTGGTCGCCGCACTGGTGTGA
- a CDS encoding sulfite exporter TauE/SafE family protein has translation MLSAAAVAWICAVFLAAGFVKGVVGMGLPTVAMGLLAVTMAPAEAATLLLIPSLATNLWQLFTGPSFGGLVRRLWTMMAGVVIGTVAGAGLLTGAHTAAASGALGVALMLYAVLGLAKAGFSTPPRHEALLSPLVGVATGLVTGATGVFVIPAVPYLQSLRLGREELIQALGLSFTVSTAALAIGLFRAGALASPTAGLAGSVAVLAPALAGMAVGQALRQRMSVETFRKVFFAGLLALGFYLVAEAAF, from the coding sequence ATGCTGAGCGCCGCCGCCGTCGCCTGGATCTGCGCCGTCTTCCTTGCCGCCGGCTTCGTCAAGGGCGTGGTCGGGATGGGCCTGCCGACGGTGGCGATGGGCCTGCTGGCGGTGACCATGGCGCCGGCCGAGGCGGCCACGCTTCTGCTGATCCCGTCGCTGGCTACCAACCTGTGGCAATTATTCACCGGTCCTTCGTTCGGCGGGCTCGTCAGGCGGCTATGGACGATGATGGCCGGCGTGGTGATCGGCACCGTTGCCGGCGCCGGCCTGCTCACCGGCGCGCATACGGCGGCCGCGTCCGGCGCGCTCGGCGTGGCACTGATGCTCTATGCCGTTCTCGGCCTCGCCAAGGCCGGCTTCTCAACGCCGCCACGCCACGAGGCCTTGCTATCGCCGCTGGTCGGGGTGGCAACTGGCCTGGTCACCGGCGCCACCGGCGTCTTCGTCATTCCGGCGGTGCCCTACCTGCAATCGCTGCGGCTGGGCAGGGAAGAGCTGATCCAGGCGCTCGGCCTGTCCTTCACCGTGTCGACGGCGGCGCTGGCCATCGGGCTGTTCAGGGCCGGCGCCCTGGCCTCGCCGACGGCCGGGCTGGCGGGTTCGGTCGCGGTGCTGGCGCCTGCGCTCGCCGGCATGGCTGTCGGCCAGGCGCTGCGCCAGCGCATGAGCGTCGAGACTTTTCGCAAAGTGTTCTTCGCCGGGCTCTTGGCGCTGGGATTTTATCTGGTGGCCGAAGCGGCGTTTTGA